A genome region from Pseudomonas sp. N3-W includes the following:
- the purU gene encoding formyltetrahydrofolate deformylase: protein MSRAPDTWILTADCPSVLGTVDAVTRFLFEQGCYVTEHHSFDDRLSGRFFIRVEFRQPDGFDEQAFRAGLEERGQAFGMIFELTAPNYRPKVVIMVSKADHCLNDLLYRQRIGQLSMDVAAVVSNHPDLKPLADWHQIPYYHFPLDPNDKPSQERQVWQVIEESGAELVILARYMQVLSPELCRKLDGKAINIHHSLLPGFKGAKPYHQAYNKGVKLVGATAHYINNDLDEGPIIAQGVEAVDHSHYPEDLIAKGRDIEGLTLARAVGYHIERRVFLNANRTVVL, encoded by the coding sequence ATGAGCCGCGCCCCAGACACATGGATCCTGACCGCCGACTGCCCCAGCGTCCTCGGCACGGTGGATGCGGTGACCCGCTTTCTGTTCGAGCAGGGCTGCTACGTCACCGAGCACCATTCCTTCGATGACCGGCTCTCGGGCCGCTTCTTCATTCGCGTGGAATTCCGCCAGCCCGACGGCTTCGACGAACAGGCGTTCCGCGCCGGGCTGGAGGAACGCGGCCAGGCGTTCGGCATGATCTTCGAACTGACCGCGCCGAACTACCGGCCCAAAGTGGTGATCATGGTGTCCAAGGCCGATCACTGCCTCAACGACTTGCTCTACCGCCAGCGCATCGGCCAGTTGTCGATGGACGTGGCCGCCGTGGTTTCCAACCACCCGGACCTCAAGCCGCTGGCCGACTGGCACCAGATTCCGTACTACCACTTCCCGCTCGACCCCAACGACAAACCGTCCCAGGAGCGTCAGGTGTGGCAGGTGATCGAAGAGTCCGGCGCCGAACTGGTGATCCTTGCCCGCTACATGCAGGTCCTGTCGCCGGAGCTGTGCCGCAAACTCGACGGCAAGGCGATCAACATTCACCACTCCCTGCTGCCCGGTTTCAAGGGTGCCAAGCCGTATCACCAGGCCTACAACAAGGGCGTGAAGCTGGTCGGTGCCACCGCGCACTACATCAACAACGACCTGGACGAAGGCCCGATCATCGCCCAGGGCGTGGAGGCGGTGGACCACAGTCATTACCCGGAAGATTTGATCGCCAAGGGACGGGATATCGAGGGCCTGACGCTGGCGCGGGCGGTGGGGTATCACATCGAAAGACGGGTGTTTTTGAACGCCAATCGTACCGTCGTTCTTTAG
- a CDS encoding sarcosine oxidase subunit gamma, with the protein MTAANVYQQRPTTGAKAESSLHHADLASLVGKGRKNAGVIVREKKLLGHLTIRGDGHDAAFAAGVHKALGIELPGALSVIIKGETSLQWMGPDEWLLIVPGGEEFAAEQKLREALGELHIQIVNVSGGQQILELSGPNVRQVLMKSTSYDVHPNSFPVGKAVGTVFAKSQLVIRHTGEDTWELLIRRSFSDYWWLWLQDAAAEYGLSVQA; encoded by the coding sequence ATGACCGCAGCCAATGTGTACCAACAACGCCCAACTACCGGGGCCAAGGCCGAGTCGTCGCTGCATCATGCCGACCTCGCCAGCCTGGTGGGCAAGGGCCGCAAGAACGCCGGCGTGATCGTGCGTGAGAAAAAACTCCTCGGCCATCTGACGATTCGTGGCGATGGCCACGATGCGGCGTTCGCCGCCGGCGTGCACAAGGCCCTGGGTATCGAATTGCCGGGTGCGCTGAGCGTCATCATCAAGGGCGAAACCAGCCTGCAATGGATGGGCCCGGATGAATGGCTGCTGATCGTGCCGGGCGGTGAAGAATTTGCCGCCGAACAGAAATTGCGCGAAGCGCTGGGCGAGCTGCATATCCAGATCGTCAACGTCAGCGGCGGCCAGCAGATCCTCGAACTCAGCGGACCGAACGTACGCCAGGTGCTGATGAAATCCACCAGCTACGACGTGCACCCCAACAGCTTCCCGGTGGGTAAAGCCGTCGGCACCGTGTTCGCCAAGTCGCAACTGGTGATTCGCCATACCGGCGAAGACACTTGGGAACTGCTGATCCGCCGCAGTTTCTCGGACTACTGGTGGTTGTGGTTGCAGGATGCGGCCGCCGAGTACGGCTTGAGCGTTCAGGCCTGA
- a CDS encoding RHS repeat-associated core domain-containing protein, with protein sequence MQPNRETLLCHYHYDPLDRLAASTPAAQPGTQRFYQKTRLATEIHGALQRSIMQYDDQLLAQQQHETGAVQTRLLATDQQRSVLNALDATQPQPIAYTPYGHRPPENGLLSLLGFNGERSDPLTGHYLLGNGYRAFNPVLMRFNSPDSWSPFGEGGLNAYSYCGGDPVNQSDPNGHTFLWLKKFLRSAGLISSGTVKNTSDSLASAGKSAKIGSITKKTSEIADNKLIIAGFHGTSMENAANIISKGIHENSKYFFITNTFEGAQSYAKLHEGGSVLAVYTNNFEDLRAYSARGTVKESNIEQVKIPKKIHNSLTFKIIENPEVSSNFNRFMSEQEITAYWVTKFRQKS encoded by the coding sequence ATGCAGCCCAACCGCGAAACCCTGCTGTGCCATTACCACTACGATCCACTGGATCGCCTGGCCGCCAGCACACCTGCAGCGCAGCCCGGTACCCAGCGCTTCTACCAGAAAACTCGCCTGGCCACCGAGATCCACGGTGCGCTGCAGCGCTCGATCATGCAGTACGACGACCAGTTGCTGGCGCAGCAACAGCACGAGACCGGCGCCGTGCAAACCCGCCTGCTCGCCACTGATCAGCAGCGTTCGGTGTTGAACGCTCTGGACGCAACTCAACCCCAACCCATCGCCTACACGCCTTACGGTCACCGCCCGCCGGAAAACGGTTTGCTCAGCCTGCTCGGCTTCAACGGCGAACGGTCGGACCCGCTGACCGGGCACTATCTATTAGGCAATGGCTATCGGGCGTTCAACCCGGTATTGATGCGATTTAACAGCCCGGACAGTTGGAGTCCGTTTGGGGAGGGTGGGTTGAATGCGTATAGCTATTGCGGCGGGGATCCGGTGAATCAAAGTGATCCAAATGGACATACGTTTCTCTGGCTGAAAAAATTTTTACGTTCGGCTGGACTGATAAGTTCGGGTACAGTCAAAAACACTTCAGACTCTCTAGCTTCTGCAGGCAAATCCGCGAAGATCGGATCGATTACAAAAAAAACCTCCGAAATTGCTGATAACAAACTTATCATTGCTGGCTTTCACGGTACGAGCATGGAAAATGCGGCCAACATTATAAGCAAAGGCATTCATGAAAATAGCAAATACTTTTTTATAACCAATACGTTTGAAGGAGCACAAAGCTACGCAAAACTTCATGAAGGCGGTTCCGTTCTAGCTGTTTACACTAATAATTTTGAGGATCTTCGCGCGTACTCCGCGCGTGGAACAGTTAAAGAATCCAATATCGAACAAGTTAAAATCCCCAAAAAAATCCATAACTCCTTAACATTCAAAATCATCGAAAACCCGGAAGTAAGCTCTAACTTCAATAGATTCATGTCAGAACAAGAAATTACAGCATACTGGGTAACCAAATTCCGACAGAAGAGTTAA
- a CDS encoding sarcosine oxidase subunit alpha: MSQINRLSNGGRIDRNKVLSFTFNGQVYKGFEGDSLAAALLANGVDIIGRSFKYSRPRGIFAAGAEEPNAVLQIGATEATQIPNVRATQQALYQGLVATSTNGWPSVNNDMMGILGKVGGKLMPPGFYYKTFMYPQSFWMTYEKYIRKAAGLGRSPTENDPDTYDYMNQHCDVLIVGAGPAGLAAALAAARSGARVILADEQEEFGGSLLDSRESLDGKPATEWVASVIAELKGTPDVLLLPRATVNGYHDHNFLTIHERLTDHLGDRAPIGQVRQRIHRVRAKRVVLATGACERPLVYGNNDVPGNMLAGAVSTYVRRYGVAPGKKLLLSTNNDHAYRVALDWLDASLQVVAIADARSNPRGALVEEARAKGIRILTGSAVIEARGSKHVTAARVAAIDVKAHAVTSPGEWLECDLVATSGGYSPVVHLASHLGGKPTWREDILGFVPGEAPQKRVCVGGINGVYGLGDSLADGFEGGVRAASEAGFGVVEGVLPKALSRHEEPTLALFQVPHEKATARAPKQFVDLQNDVTAAAIELATREGFESVEHVKRYTALGFGTDQGKLGNVNGLAIAARSLNVTIPQMGTTMFRPNYTPVTFGAVAGRHCGHIFEPVRFTALHHWHVKNGAEFEDVGQWKRPWYFPKNGEDIHAAVKRECKAVRDSVGLLDASTLGKIDIQGPDAREFLNRIYTNAWTKLDVGKARYGLMCKEDGMVFDDGVTACLADNHFVMTTTTGGAARVLQWLEIYQQTEWPDLKVYFTSVTDHWATMTLSGPNSRKLLADVTDIDLSNEAFPFMTWKEGLVGGVPARVFRISFTGELSYEVNVQADYAMGVLEKIVAAGKQYNLTPYGTETMHILRAEKGFIIVGQDTDGSMTPDDLNMGWCVGRTKPFSWIGWRGMNREDCVRDQRKQLVGLKPIDPTKWLPEGAQLVFNTKQAIPMTMVGHVTSSYLHNSLGYSFAMGVVKGGLKRIGERVFAPLADGSVIEAEIVSSVFFDPKGDRQNI, encoded by the coding sequence ATGAGCCAGATCAATCGCCTGTCCAACGGCGGACGGATCGACCGCAACAAAGTGCTGAGCTTCACCTTCAACGGCCAGGTGTACAAAGGCTTTGAAGGTGATTCCCTGGCCGCTGCACTGCTGGCCAACGGCGTCGACATCATCGGTCGCAGCTTCAAGTATTCGCGCCCTCGCGGCATTTTCGCCGCCGGTGCCGAAGAGCCGAACGCGGTATTGCAGATCGGTGCCACCGAAGCCACGCAGATCCCCAACGTGCGCGCCACGCAACAGGCGCTGTACCAGGGCCTGGTCGCCACCAGCACCAATGGCTGGCCGAGCGTGAACAACGACATGATGGGCATTCTTGGCAAGGTCGGCGGCAAGCTGATGCCGCCGGGTTTCTACTACAAGACGTTCATGTACCCGCAATCGTTCTGGATGACTTACGAGAAGTACATTCGTAAGGCTGCCGGGCTTGGTCGTTCGCCGACCGAGAACGATCCGGACACCTATGACTACATGAACCAGCACTGCGACGTGCTGATCGTCGGCGCCGGCCCTGCGGGTCTGGCCGCTGCACTGGCGGCTGCACGCAGCGGCGCCCGGGTGATTCTGGCGGATGAGCAGGAAGAGTTTGGCGGCAGCCTGCTCGATTCCCGCGAGAGCCTCGACGGCAAGCCGGCGACCGAGTGGGTTGCCAGCGTGATCGCTGAACTGAAAGGCACCCCCGACGTGTTGCTGTTGCCACGCGCCACGGTCAACGGTTATCACGACCACAACTTCCTGACCATTCACGAACGCCTGACCGATCACCTCGGCGACCGCGCGCCGATTGGCCAGGTGCGCCAGCGCATTCACCGGGTTCGCGCCAAGCGTGTGGTGCTGGCCACCGGCGCCTGCGAGCGTCCGCTGGTTTACGGCAACAACGACGTGCCGGGCAACATGCTCGCCGGAGCCGTTTCGACTTACGTGCGCCGTTACGGTGTGGCACCAGGCAAAAAGCTGCTGCTGTCGACCAACAACGATCACGCCTACCGCGTGGCGCTGGATTGGCTTGATGCCAGCCTGCAAGTCGTCGCCATCGCCGACGCCCGCAGCAATCCGCGTGGGGCGCTGGTGGAAGAGGCTCGCGCCAAAGGCATTCGCATCCTGACCGGCAGCGCCGTGATCGAGGCCCGTGGCAGCAAGCACGTGACCGCTGCCCGCGTGGCGGCGATTGATGTGAAGGCACACGCCGTGACCAGCCCAGGCGAATGGCTTGAATGCGATCTGGTTGCCACTTCCGGCGGTTACAGCCCGGTGGTTCACCTGGCTTCGCACCTGGGTGGCAAGCCGACCTGGCGTGAAGACATCCTCGGTTTCGTACCGGGCGAAGCGCCGCAGAAACGCGTGTGTGTCGGCGGCATCAATGGCGTCTACGGTCTAGGCGATTCGCTGGCCGACGGTTTTGAAGGCGGTGTTCGCGCCGCCAGTGAAGCCGGTTTCGGCGTGGTCGAAGGCGTGCTGCCCAAAGCCCTGAGCCGTCATGAAGAACCAACGCTGGCGCTGTTCCAGGTGCCACACGAAAAAGCCACCGCACGGGCGCCAAAGCAATTCGTCGACCTGCAAAACGACGTCACCGCCGCCGCCATCGAACTGGCGACCCGCGAGGGCTTCGAGTCGGTCGAACACGTCAAGCGCTACACCGCGCTGGGCTTCGGCACCGATCAGGGCAAGCTCGGCAACGTCAACGGCCTGGCCATCGCCGCCCGTTCGCTGAACGTGACCATCCCGCAGATGGGCACCACCATGTTCCGTCCGAACTACACGCCGGTGACGTTTGGCGCTGTGGCTGGTCGTCACTGTGGGCACATCTTCGAGCCGGTGCGCTTCACCGCGCTGCATCACTGGCACGTGAAAAACGGTGCCGAGTTCGAAGACGTCGGGCAGTGGAAACGTCCGTGGTACTTCCCGAAAAACGGTGAGGACATCCACGCAGCCGTCAAACGCGAATGCAAAGCCGTGCGCGACAGCGTCGGCCTGCTGGACGCTTCGACCCTGGGCAAGATCGACATTCAAGGCCCGGATGCGCGCGAATTCCTCAACCGCATCTACACCAACGCCTGGACCAAGCTCGACGTGGGCAAGGCGCGTTATGGCCTGATGTGCAAAGAAGACGGCATGGTCTTCGACGACGGCGTCACCGCTTGCCTCGCCGACAACCACTTCGTGATGACCACCACCACTGGCGGCGCGGCCCGGGTGCTGCAATGGCTGGAAATCTATCAGCAGACCGAATGGCCGGACCTGAAGGTGTACTTCACCTCCGTGACCGATCACTGGGCAACCATGACCCTGTCCGGGCCGAACAGCCGCAAGCTGCTGGCCGACGTCACTGACATTGATCTGAGCAACGAAGCGTTCCCGTTCATGACCTGGAAAGAAGGCCTGGTCGGCGGCGTGCCGGCGCGGGTGTTCCGGATTTCGTTTACTGGTGAGCTGTCGTACGAAGTCAACGTGCAAGCCGACTACGCCATGGGCGTGCTGGAAAAAATCGTCGCGGCCGGCAAGCAGTACAACCTGACGCCGTACGGCACCGAGACCATGCACATCCTGCGCGCCGAGAAGGGCTTCATCATCGTCGGCCAGGACACCGACGGCTCTATGACCCCGGACGACCTGAACATGGGCTGGTGTGTCGGCCGCACCAAACCGTTCTCGTGGATCGGCTGGCGCGGCATGAACCGCGAAGATTGTGTGCGGGATCAGCGCAAACAGTTGGTGGGGCTCAAGCCGATCGATCCGACCAAATGGCTGCCGGAAGGCGCGCAACTGGTGTTCAACACCAAGCAGGCGATCCCGATGACCATGGTCGGTCACGTGACTTCCAGCTACTTGCACAACTCCCTGGGGTATTCGTTTGCCATGGGCGTGGTCAAGGGCGGTTTGAAGCGCATCGGCGAGCGCGTGTTCGCACCGCTGGCCGATGGCAGCGTGATCGAGGCGGAGATTGTTTCTTCGGTGTTCTTCGATCCTAAGGGTGATCGGCAGAATATCTGA
- a CDS encoding RHS repeat-associated core domain-containing protein codes for MQPNRETLLCHYHYDPLDRLVASTLAMQADTQRFYQKDRLTTEIQGAVQHSIMQHDDHLLAQQQQQTGAVQTRLLATDQQRSVLNALDATQPQPIAYTPYGHRPPENGLLSLLGFNGERPDPLTGHYLLGNGYRAFNPVLMRFNSPDSWSPFGEGGLNAYAYCQGDPLNFSDPTGHIRGLKSLLGILPSTKRASAPATAVIATPPGKMRNVTKLADNAFTFESTHKGGSRLTIAAHGSEAHPGKLVIGNEYWDAQTIIKNIDLNTYDRVRILACNSDEIGAEIALTKGKEVKAYIGRITTNLSDEKMARIYSFHNSTKIADLGVINLVIRKQIHMTR; via the coding sequence ATGCAGCCCAACCGCGAAACCCTGCTGTGCCATTACCACTACGATCCACTGGATCGCCTGGTCGCCAGCACACTCGCAATGCAAGCTGACACCCAGCGTTTCTACCAGAAAGATCGCCTGACCACCGAGATCCAGGGCGCGGTGCAGCATTCGATCATGCAGCACGATGATCATCTGCTGGCACAGCAACAGCAACAGACCGGCGCCGTGCAAACCCGCCTGCTCGCCACTGATCAGCAGCGTTCGGTGTTGAACGCCCTGGACGCAACTCAACCCCAACCCATTGCCTACACGCCTTACGGTCACCGCCCGCCGGAAAACGGCTTGCTAAGCCTGCTGGGCTTCAACGGCGAACGGCCCGATCCGCTGACCGGGCATTATTTGCTGGGTAATGGCTATCGGGCGTTCAACCCGGTATTGATGCGATTTAACAGCCCGGACAGTTGGAGTCCGTTTGGGGAGGGTGGGTTGAATGCATATGCGTATTGCCAGGGCGACCCACTAAACTTTTCAGACCCGACAGGACATATACGAGGACTAAAATCATTACTGGGTATATTACCGAGCACAAAACGTGCAAGCGCACCAGCCACCGCTGTTATTGCAACACCTCCCGGCAAAATGAGGAATGTCACTAAACTTGCCGACAATGCCTTCACTTTTGAATCAACGCACAAAGGTGGCTCGAGACTTACCATTGCTGCTCACGGTAGTGAAGCACACCCAGGAAAACTCGTCATCGGCAACGAATATTGGGACGCACAAACCATAATAAAAAACATAGATCTCAACACTTATGATCGAGTGCGAATACTGGCCTGCAACTCTGATGAAATAGGTGCCGAGATAGCCCTGACAAAAGGAAAAGAAGTTAAGGCATATATCGGAAGAATCACCACAAATCTTTCAGACGAAAAAATGGCAAGGATCTATAGCTTTCATAATTCAACAAAAATTGCAGACTTGGGAGTTATCAACCTGGTCATCCGCAAACAAATACATATGACCCGCTGA
- a CDS encoding sigma-70 family RNA polymerase sigma factor, whose protein sequence is MNGTTARRELTSACNRHRSQPVITPSTVRRTVISSTDADQLRQLLAQCSLGDRRAFETLYRSVGPRLHGVALRFMGRSDLAEEVLQESFVRIWNNASRYEAHLSAPLTWMINITRHQAIDQLRKHRDRPLTDLEEQALEDPSPSAHEQLTSAREASALNRCLESLEGMQRQSITVAYFQGLSCAELAAHLAAPLGSVKSWIRRGMERLRRCLES, encoded by the coding sequence GTGAATGGAACAACGGCGCGCCGTGAACTAACCTCTGCCTGCAACCGGCATCGCTCGCAGCCCGTCATTACTCCCTCGACCGTCCGGAGAACTGTTATTTCCAGCACCGACGCCGATCAGCTCAGGCAGCTCCTGGCCCAGTGTTCACTGGGTGACCGCCGCGCATTCGAGACGCTTTATCGCAGTGTCGGCCCGCGCCTGCATGGCGTGGCCCTGCGCTTCATGGGCCGTAGTGACCTGGCAGAAGAAGTGCTGCAGGAAAGCTTTGTGCGTATCTGGAACAACGCCTCGCGTTATGAAGCGCACTTGTCGGCACCGCTGACCTGGATGATCAACATCACCCGCCATCAGGCCATCGACCAGTTGCGCAAACACCGCGACCGCCCGCTGACCGATCTCGAAGAACAGGCACTGGAAGACCCAAGCCCCTCGGCCCACGAACAACTCACCAGTGCCCGCGAGGCCAGCGCCCTGAACCGGTGCCTGGAAAGTCTCGAAGGCATGCAACGCCAATCGATCACCGTGGCCTATTTTCAAGGGCTGTCGTGTGCCGAGTTGGCCGCACATCTGGCCGCGCCACTGGGCTCGGTCAAATCCTGGATTCGTCGCGGTATGGAGCGCCTGCGCAGGTGCCTTGAATCATGA
- the fdhA gene encoding formaldehyde dehydrogenase, glutathione-independent, which yields MSGNRGVVYLGNGKVEVQKIDYPKMQDPRGRKIEHGVILRVVSTNICGSDQHMVRGRTTAQTGLVLGHEITGEVIEKGSDVENLKIGDLVSVPFNVACGRCRSCKEQHTGVCLTVNPARAGGAYGYVDMGDWTGGQAEYVLVPYADFNLLKLPDRDKAMEKIRDLTCLSDILPTGYHGAVTAGVGPGSTVYIAGAGPVGLAAAASARLLGAAVVIIGDVNSIRLAHAKAQGFEIVDLSTDTPLHEQIAALLGEPEVDCAVDCVGFEARGHGHDGVKHEAPATVLNSLMGVVRVAGKIGIPGLYVTEDPGAVDAAAKMGSLSIRFGLGWAKSHSFHTGQTPVMKYNRQLMQAIMWDRIHIADIVGVEVISLDDAPRGYGEFDAGVPKKFVIDPHKLFSAA from the coding sequence ATGTCTGGCAATCGTGGTGTGGTGTATCTCGGCAATGGCAAAGTCGAAGTACAGAAAATCGACTATCCGAAAATGCAGGACCCGCGCGGCAGGAAGATCGAGCACGGCGTCATCCTGCGCGTGGTGTCCACCAACATCTGTGGTTCCGACCAGCACATGGTGCGCGGCCGGACCACGGCGCAGACCGGCCTGGTGCTGGGCCACGAGATCACCGGCGAAGTGATCGAGAAGGGCAGCGACGTCGAGAACCTGAAAATCGGCGACCTGGTCTCCGTGCCGTTCAACGTGGCGTGCGGGCGTTGCCGTTCCTGCAAAGAGCAACACACCGGCGTCTGCCTGACCGTCAACCCGGCCCGTGCCGGTGGTGCTTACGGCTACGTGGACATGGGCGACTGGACCGGTGGCCAGGCCGAATACGTGCTGGTGCCTTATGCCGACTTCAACCTGCTGAAACTGCCGGACCGCGACAAGGCCATGGAGAAAATCCGCGACCTGACCTGCCTCTCCGACATCCTGCCCACCGGTTATCACGGCGCCGTCACTGCTGGCGTCGGCCCCGGCAGCACCGTCTACATCGCCGGTGCCGGCCCGGTCGGCCTGGCCGCTGCCGCTTCCGCTCGCCTGTTGGGCGCGGCAGTGGTGATCATCGGTGACGTCAATTCGATCCGCCTGGCCCACGCCAAGGCGCAGGGTTTTGAAATCGTCGACCTGTCGACAGACACACCGCTGCACGAACAGATCGCCGCCCTGCTGGGCGAGCCGGAAGTCGACTGCGCCGTCGATTGCGTGGGCTTCGAAGCCCGCGGCCACGGCCATGACGGCGTCAAACACGAAGCCCCGGCCACCGTACTCAACTCGTTGATGGGTGTAGTGCGCGTAGCGGGCAAGATCGGCATTCCAGGCCTGTACGTCACCGAAGACCCGGGCGCCGTGGACGCCGCCGCGAAAATGGGCAGCCTGAGCATTCGTTTCGGCCTGGGCTGGGCCAAATCCCACAGCTTCCACACCGGGCAAACGCCAGTGATGAAGTACAACCGCCAGTTGATGCAGGCGATCATGTGGGACCGTATTCACATTGCCGACATTGTCGGGGTCGAGGTGATCAGCCTGGATGATGCGCCGCGTGGGTATGGCGAATTCGATGCGGGCGTGCCGAAGAAGTTTGTGATTGATCCGCATAAGTTGTTCAGTGCGGCGTAA
- a CDS encoding RHS repeat-associated core domain-containing protein, with protein sequence MDANRLVVLCRYHYDPLDRLVASTPAAQPGTQRFYQKDHLATEIQGALQHSIMQHDDHLLAQQQYQSGTVQTRLLATDQQRSVLNALDATQPQPIAYTPYGHRPQENGLLSLPGFNGERPDPLTGHYLLGNGYRAFNPVLMRFNSPDSWSPFGEGGFNTYAYCENDPINYADPSGNLKLFFFARRLFNQPDISGALFRVKKSLGSIKKANAKMKAIAAPIAERTPRETVPPSPLSTQQTNAPATNKTLIEGANPRKDPSTLAHKGTNKASIAKSNAALPPIHNYAAPGEWDVQLIPVPLPPTINRSPLRPVHNYAASDEWNVRLTPDSMQPVVRLIRMKD encoded by the coding sequence ATGGACGCTAATCGTCTCGTAGTGCTCTGCCGCTACCACTACGACCCACTGGACCGCCTGGTCGCCAGCACACCTGCAGCGCAGCCCGGTACCCAGCGCTTCTACCAGAAAGATCACCTGGCCACCGAGATCCAGGGCGCGTTACAACACTCGATCATGCAGCACGATGATCATCTGCTGGCACAGCAACAGTATCAAAGCGGCACCGTGCAAACCCGCCTGCTCGCCACTGATCAGCAGCGTTCGGTGTTGAACGCCCTGGACGCAACTCAACCCCAACCCATCGCCTACACGCCTTACGGCCACCGCCCACAGGAAAACGGCTTGCTCAGCCTGCCAGGCTTCAACGGCGAACGGCCGGATCCGCTGACCGGGCATTATTTACTGGGTAATGGCTACCGGGCGTTCAACCCGGTATTGATGCGGTTTAACAGCCCGGACAGTTGGAGTCCGTTTGGGGAGGGTGGCTTTAACACTTACGCCTACTGCGAAAATGATCCGATCAATTACGCAGATCCGTCTGGCAACCTAAAACTTTTCTTTTTCGCTCGCAGACTCTTCAACCAGCCAGATATATCCGGCGCCCTGTTTCGAGTTAAAAAAAGCCTGGGCAGTATAAAAAAAGCCAACGCAAAAATGAAAGCAATAGCAGCACCAATAGCAGAGAGGACACCAAGAGAAACAGTACCGCCTAGTCCCCTAAGCACGCAGCAAACAAACGCCCCTGCGACAAACAAAACGCTCATCGAGGGGGCCAACCCCCGTAAAGACCCAAGCACGCTTGCACATAAGGGCACCAATAAAGCATCTATCGCTAAAAGTAACGCCGCCCTACCCCCTATTCATAACTACGCTGCTCCTGGCGAATGGGACGTGCAACTCATCCCTGTCCCATTGCCGCCTACCATTAACAGGTCCCCTTTACGCCCTGTTCATAACTACGCCGCTTCTGACGAATGGAACGTGCGTTTAACCCCTGACTCTATGCAACCTGTCGTTCGCTTAATCCGCATGAAGGATTAA
- a CDS encoding DUF6124 family protein: protein MIKPTPNPPKTEPVPHDPALDPKKLKEAANRALNFYLKPASLKPRAPSTIFLIAPDIDTETLLANACESLASASVMMSDFAGFLDGTQRNTMLGIQQVIMLGELAVNRALDNLEPAGATT from the coding sequence ATGATCAAACCCACACCCAATCCCCCGAAGACCGAGCCGGTCCCCCACGATCCAGCGCTCGATCCAAAAAAGCTGAAAGAAGCCGCCAACCGCGCACTCAACTTCTACCTCAAGCCCGCAAGCCTCAAACCCCGCGCACCCAGCACCATCTTCCTCATCGCCCCCGACATCGACACCGAAACCCTGCTGGCCAACGCCTGCGAGTCCCTGGCCTCGGCGAGCGTGATGATGAGCGATTTCGCCGGGTTTCTGGATGGCACACAGCGCAACACAATGCTGGGCATTCAACAGGTGATCATGCTCGGTGAGCTGGCGGTTAACCGGGCACTGGACAACCTTGAGCCGGCGGGTGCAACGACTTGA
- a CDS encoding anti-sigma factor domain-containing protein encodes MNYQTPTLRRALAADYAIGLMPAAARRRFEQLLLDDAALRAELAQWQETLASLTDALPEQPVPDHVWHGITARIDPQVLHVPAKRPFWNWLRVTAAVCSLVIAVALGVLYNRDTARYSATLLTADAQPALKVEAHANYLNVEPLTLAAVEPDRSLELWAIAADGKPVSLGVIPAGGKGKVELNEVQRALIGKPIALAVSLEPKGGSPTGQPTGPVLYQGALAGL; translated from the coding sequence ATGAACTATCAGACCCCGACCCTGCGCCGCGCCCTCGCCGCCGATTACGCCATTGGCCTGATGCCGGCTGCCGCTCGCCGACGTTTTGAACAGTTGCTGCTTGATGACGCCGCACTGCGCGCCGAACTGGCGCAATGGCAGGAGACCCTCGCCAGCCTGACGGATGCCCTGCCCGAGCAACCGGTGCCGGATCACGTGTGGCACGGGATTACCGCACGCATCGATCCGCAAGTGCTGCATGTACCGGCCAAACGGCCATTCTGGAACTGGCTGCGGGTGACGGCGGCAGTGTGCTCGCTGGTGATCGCCGTGGCCCTGGGCGTGCTCTACAACCGCGACACTGCGCGGTACAGCGCCACACTGCTGACCGCCGATGCGCAGCCTGCGCTGAAGGTCGAAGCTCATGCCAATTACCTGAACGTCGAACCGCTGACCCTGGCCGCCGTCGAACCGGACCGCAGCCTGGAATTGTGGGCAATTGCGGCCGATGGCAAACCGGTTTCCCTCGGGGTGATTCCGGCGGGCGGCAAAGGCAAGGTCGAGCTGAATGAGGTGCAGAGAGCACTGATCGGCAAGCCGATTGCGCTGGCGGTCAGCCTTGAGCCCAAAGGCGGCTCGCCGACCGGGCAACCGACGGGGCCGGTGCTGTATCAAGGTGCGTTGGCAGGGCTCTGA